In Chloroflexota bacterium, the DNA window TCCGCCATCTGATTGAAGGACGCGGCAAGTTCGCCGATCTCATCGCCGCTGTGCACACTCACGCGCTGTGACAAATCGCCGTGCGAGAATCGCTTGATCGCTTCGACCAAGCGTTCAAGTTTGGTCACGACCATACGGCTCATCAGCGCATTCACCACCAAGATCGTCGCGAGGATTGCCGCTGCCGACCAAGCGATATTCGTGTTCAAATCTACCGCGAGCGAATCGTCAACCGCTTGCATCGAAACATCGGTAATCAGGACCCCATTGAACGCATCTTGCGGTCTGTGACACTGCTGGCACTCGGGCAGGTTCACTATCGGTTTGCAGTTGCGCAAAACCCGTTCGCCTTGTGCGTTTACAAAAATAATACTGAAAGGATGCTGCGTAATCTCGGGGCTGTGACACTCAACGCAACCGGGGTCAATGCGTTTGAACACAGTTCCTACATTGCGCTGTTGCGGCGCAAAGCGAACCTCGTTGCGCGGGTTCATCAAGAACACTTCGCGGATACCGCCCTGTTTGGCGATGTTGTCCATGATGATTTGGATTTCCGGCAAGTCCTGCGTCAGCATCGCGTGCTGCAAACTGCCGACGATGACGTTGCCGAGATTGGTGGTCGTGCGGTCGAGGTTGGCAAGCAGAAGGTCACGTTGACGAATGTACTGGAGATATGAAAACGCGCTGAGGAGAACGAGCAGAGGAAGCGCAATGCCCGCGGTGATTTTGAAACGCAGACTATATAAAAAACGTTGTGATCGCATCGGCTACGTGCTCCCGTCACGAGTCATCCGGATCGCTGCCATGCGTTAAGACTCCTCAACCGGAAACTATGGTATACCACACCGATCCCGCGCAGGGCATTTTTCACATGCTACTTTTTAACTTTTGCTTTTCAACTTTCCCCATCGCGTTACGCGGCAACGCATCGAGAAACGTGATTGTGCGCGGCGCTTTGTAGCGCGCGAGATGGACGCGGCAGAACTCGATCAAATCTTCAGCGCGCGCGGCGTGATCCGCGCGCGGCACCACGAACGCGACCGGCACTTGACCGAGCGCGGCATCGTGCGCGCCGACGACGGCGACATCGAGAATCGCCGGGTGAGTCAGCAATAATTCTTCGACTTCGCGCGGATAAATGTTATAGCCGCCGCTGATGATTAGGTCGGAGCGACGACTTAATAGCGTCAAGTATCCGTTAGTCGGGTCGCGTTTGCCGAGATCGCCCGTCCGAAACCAACGATTGCCTTCAGCATCGGTAATAAATGATTCTGTCGTTTTTTCCGGCGCGCGCCAATAACCTCGAAAGACATTCGAGCCGCGCAACAAAATTTCGCCGACCTCGCCATCGGACAAGGCGTTGCCGCGTTCATCACCCACGCACGCCGTGACGCCCGGCAACGGCACGCCAACCGTGCCGGGAATCCGCGCGCCCGCGTAGAGATTTGAAATGTTCATCACCGTTTCCGTCATACCGTACCGTTCGAGAATCTTGTGCCCAAAGATTGTTTCAAACTGCTCAAAGGTCTCCACGCCGAGTGGGGCAGACCCGGAAACGAACAAGCGCATCTCTGGCAATTGCACGCGATTCATGCCGCGCTTGTGCGCTTCTTCGATGAGTCGCACGTACATCGTCGGCACACCCATGAACAATGTCACGTTTTCATTCATTAACGCATCCAGCGCGCGATCCGCTCGAAACGTACGCTGCAAAATCGTCGTGCATCCCACCGTGAGCGCGCCGTGCAACGCAACGCCGAGTCCATGGGTGTGGAAAAGCGGCAACGCCAACAAAAGTGTATCGTTCGCCGTCAATGCCCAGGCATTCGCTAGCCCGGTAATATTCGCGACAAAATTATCGTGCGAAAGCATCGCGCCTTTGGAGCGTCCGGTCGTCCCGGATGTGTACATGATCGCGGCAAGGTCCTCGCCGTCCACGCGCACGTCCATCGCCTCGGCGGATTCGTGCGCGATCAATCCGTCCAATTCTTCGGCGAGCAGAATGTGTTCAACCGATTTCAACTGGGGGCGCAGCGGCTCTAGAATCTGTGCCTGAGTTCGATCCGTTAAAATCACGCGCGGCTCGGCATCGTTGACCATGTGCGTGATTTCCAGATCGCGATACTGGGTGTTCATCGGCACGAG includes these proteins:
- a CDS encoding HAMP domain-containing protein; protein product: MRSQRFLYSLRFKITAGIALPLLVLLSAFSYLQYIRQRDLLLANLDRTTTNLGNVIVGSLQHAMLTQDLPEIQIIMDNIAKQGGIREVFLMNPRNEVRFAPQQRNVGTVFKRIDPGCVECHSPEITQHPFSIIFVNAQGERVLRNCKPIVNLPECQQCHRPQDAFNGVLITDVSMQAVDDSLAVDLNTNIAWSAAAILATILVVNALMSRMVVTKLERLVEAIKRFSHGDLSQRVSVHSGDEIGELAASFNQMAEGLNERTRELERLNEELRRKENLRGQLLAKLISAQEEERKRVARDLHDQLGQALSAMTMGMEAAEGALPPQLDGLKERLLNAKILATRALEQTHELILDLRPIVLDDLGLIAAMRSYAEEHLVPRGVAVQVTVHGTARRLPPELEIALFRIAQEAINNIANHAAAQHVELALEFRDAAVQVVVQDDGRGFDPTTVFNSDKDGRGFGLLGMQERATLADGAFEIVSHPGRGTRIVITMPTQRMKEEG
- a CDS encoding AMP-binding protein; amino-acid sequence: MNLHDLFRIHFVARADKMALRFEARALTFGELDAQSNRVARAFQRLGLKRGDRIGFYLGNSVELILAHLANLKLGLVLVPMNTQYRDLEITHMVNDAEPRVILTDRTQAQILEPLRPQLKSVEHILLAEELDGLIAHESAEAMDVRVDGEDLAAIMYTSGTTGRSKGAMLSHDNFVANITGLANAWALTANDTLLLALPLFHTHGLGVALHGALTVGCTTILQRTFRADRALDALMNENVTLFMGVPTMYVRLIEEAHKRGMNRVQLPEMRLFVSGSAPLGVETFEQFETIFGHKILERYGMTETVMNISNLYAGARIPGTVGVPLPGVTACVGDERGNALSDGEVGEILLRGSNVFRGYWRAPEKTTESFITDAEGNRWFRTGDLGKRDPTNGYLTLLSRRSDLIISGGYNIYPREVEELLLTHPAILDVAVVGAHDAALGQVPVAFVVPRADHAARAEDLIEFCRVHLARYKAPRTITFLDALPRNAMGKVEKQKLKSSM